The following are encoded together in the Mycolicibacterium arabiense genome:
- a CDS encoding ArsR/SmtB family transcription factor, translating into MSIPDGARADACCATPPLLREPLTELAATEMATKLKALADPVRLRLFSAIASHSGGEACVCDISGGIDVSQPTVSHHLKVLRAAGLLTSERRASWVYYAVVPEALREIAVLLDLDSAGLAGVTA; encoded by the coding sequence ATGTCGATTCCGGACGGCGCGAGGGCGGACGCCTGCTGTGCCACGCCGCCACTGCTGCGGGAGCCACTGACCGAACTGGCCGCCACCGAGATGGCCACGAAGTTGAAGGCACTGGCCGACCCGGTGCGGTTGCGGCTCTTCAGCGCGATCGCGAGCCATTCCGGGGGCGAGGCGTGCGTCTGCGACATCTCCGGCGGTATCGACGTCTCGCAGCCCACGGTGTCGCATCACCTCAAGGTGCTGCGCGCCGCCGGCTTGTTGACGTCCGAGCGCCGGGCGTCGTGGGTGTACTACGCCGTCGTCCCGGAGGCGTTGCGGGAGATCGCGGTGCTGCTGGATCTCGACAGTGCCGGGCTGGCAGGGGTGACGGCATGA
- a CDS encoding AraC family transcriptional regulator — protein MYPATGALATTTAHGTWVAPANRVTWTPPGFDHAHRCFGGTDVRIVVIPVELCCRLTDHPGVFAVSSLLREAILALTDRREVHPDAYERLRAVVIDELVETPERSLHLPEPRDDRLRAVTDLLHADPAQSTALAELGHVVGAGERTLSRLFHSELGMSFPRWRTILRIHHALAHLTDGLSVTDTSIACGWANPTSFIEAFTSVVGETPGRYQARLQQH, from the coding sequence GTGTACCCAGCCACCGGCGCCCTGGCCACCACCACCGCTCATGGAACCTGGGTCGCTCCGGCCAACCGGGTGACTTGGACGCCGCCCGGATTCGACCACGCCCATCGCTGTTTCGGCGGAACGGACGTGCGGATCGTCGTCATCCCCGTCGAATTGTGCTGCCGATTGACCGACCATCCCGGCGTCTTCGCCGTCAGTTCGTTGCTACGCGAGGCGATCCTGGCGCTGACCGATCGCCGGGAGGTCCATCCCGACGCGTACGAACGGTTACGGGCCGTGGTGATCGACGAGTTGGTGGAGACCCCGGAACGGTCGCTGCACCTCCCCGAACCTCGCGACGACCGGCTGCGCGCCGTCACCGACCTACTGCACGCCGACCCCGCTCAGAGCACCGCGCTAGCCGAGTTGGGCCACGTCGTCGGTGCCGGCGAACGCACGCTGAGCCGACTGTTTCACAGCGAGTTGGGCATGAGCTTCCCGCGCTGGCGCACGATCCTGCGCATCCATCACGCCCTCGCCCATCTCACCGACGGCCTATCGGTCACCGACACCTCGATCGCCTGCGGGTGGGCCAACCCCACGAGCTTCATCGAAGCGTTCACCTCGGTGGTCGGCGAGACGCCAGGCCGCTATCAGGCGCGACTTCAGCAGCACTGA